The following are from one region of the Candidatus Amarolinea dominans genome:
- a CDS encoding DUF4126 domain-containing protein: MSNILTAFGLSTSAGLNAYVPLLTVALLARFTDLIALSSPWDTLENPWIIGLLVVLLAIEVLADKIVGIDHINDAIQTFVRPAAGAVLFAASSHTISDVHPVLALACGLLLAGGVHAVKATVRPVVSATTAGLGNPIISTAEDVIAVTVSLTAIIVPALMLLIVLAVAWLVWRLLRRRAPSAL; encoded by the coding sequence ATTTCTAATATCTTGACGGCGTTCGGGCTGTCTACGTCGGCCGGGTTGAATGCGTATGTGCCGCTGTTGACGGTGGCGCTGCTGGCGCGCTTCACCGATTTGATTGCGTTGAGTTCACCGTGGGACACGCTGGAGAATCCGTGGATTATCGGGCTGCTTGTGGTGCTGTTGGCGATCGAGGTGCTGGCGGACAAGATCGTGGGCATTGACCACATCAACGACGCCATCCAGACCTTCGTGCGGCCCGCGGCCGGGGCTGTCCTGTTCGCGGCCAGCAGTCACACCATCAGCGATGTGCATCCGGTGCTGGCGCTGGCCTGCGGGCTGCTCCTGGCCGGCGGTGTGCATGCGGTCAAGGCGACGGTGCGGCCGGTGGTTAGCGCCACCACGGCCGGGCTGGGCAACCCGATCATCAGCACGGCCGAAGATGTCATCGCCGTGACCGTCTCGCTCACCGCGATCATCGTGCCCGCGCTGATGCTCCTGATCGTGCTGGCGGTGGCCTGGCTGGTCTGGCGCCTGCTCCGCCGCCGGGCGCCGTCTGCGCTCTGA
- a CDS encoding ATP-binding protein: MSAPSTPLATIRARRLGDFSDEALLWLALPPVWTLPLAAWCEFPAGKQPLPTIFANAVRTGLALSDAPARSEIRDQRPEIGFVGDESSPVSGLQSPDSNLHPPPKSPDLSGYDPEMLADLGLAPPTSAAVVTFWAAPGMRSDILTRTLADRSAGQAALRRSAGLIGERIRRFPEPATVPPATRRWAELAAPLAKQPGDAAKQLGNAAAALDRRLEALLIPGKGDTGGDIKGDTGGDTKGDTGGDTNEALRWIEAAAPLAELFGGEMLAAVQRAGARLELFHRRDFDRRHLGRFLERAEQMQAFDDLLVSPPDEWALHYVGLGGVGKTMLVRHLTLLLTDDERFKGRAACARVDFDHLRPEYPTAAPGLLLERLSAELALYGQTRASSRAFERFRDRVKTLHEGMLPPVFGAPLPLPTDDPKFLDVLAVFIEALRTLPQPVVLILDTCEELARISAGGEVPLNVRATFAILEQMQALAQRAGVQVRVIFCGRRPLASAGAGWQWPTAQPLPPRPYLRLHAIRGFTHDEALTFLTARAGVPAEPADRIAAIIERSPEYGRLEGLIFTDPGRAPADVPRCSPFDLDLIAAWVREAPGLDAQTIRSADADQYIDLRIMGRLQPRALRDLMPTVALLGRFDLPMLAAAAGDPAASQAAAPPPGTELAVPQPTPGDAVRSRWQDLFDALARQEWMDHQDPFLEVDRLLLPKLRAYFMRRDEEALDLAGHRGAAYLRALTLAAPTDALSTTHLDNALRLLLSDNPAAAPAWWAQIEERFANPRDWPWLETVCDRILARGGAVGAFRPSGWWRGQPLSADAQAEWEGDRRRLAAEGRLDGSDTPLRAAVLATYNAALLHLRRPRDLHERWQEALAILTAAAAPPTAVDEDAPRRLLTLRAAAGCLATAPADLPAEPRAAWLERLAGLIRPDQPTDPQAIAALLAAAETGQAPLADLLAAAGALSQALPLELRTWAALLTARELAGRDQLTAALATARQALELARLPVPMGSDFTWLDWLPPADLNARVRLEFSQLAHPALLSPADALAEIGAQPPNPGTLDADRLGAKLLELHAASAAANPDAYAALALPVAANAARRGHS; the protein is encoded by the coding sequence ATGAGCGCCCCATCCACACCGCTCGCCACCATCCGCGCGCGGCGCCTGGGCGATTTCAGCGACGAAGCGCTGCTCTGGCTGGCCCTGCCGCCGGTCTGGACCCTGCCGCTGGCCGCCTGGTGCGAATTCCCGGCCGGCAAACAGCCGCTGCCAACCATCTTCGCAAACGCCGTGCGCACCGGACTCGCCCTGAGTGACGCCCCTGCTCGATCAGAGATCAGAGATCAGAGACCAGAGATCGGGTTCGTGGGGGACGAGAGTTCCCCGGTCTCCGGACTCCAATCTCCGGACTCCAATCTCCATCCTCCCCCAAAATCCCCTGACCTCAGCGGCTACGACCCCGAGATGCTGGCTGACCTGGGCCTGGCGCCGCCGACCTCTGCCGCAGTCGTGACTTTCTGGGCCGCGCCCGGCATGCGCAGCGACATCTTGACCCGCACCCTGGCCGATCGTTCGGCCGGACAGGCCGCGCTGCGCAGGTCCGCGGGCCTGATCGGCGAACGCATCCGGCGCTTCCCTGAACCTGCCACGGTTCCCCCGGCCACCCGGCGCTGGGCCGAACTGGCCGCGCCGCTGGCCAAACAGCCCGGCGACGCGGCCAAACAGCTTGGCAACGCGGCCGCAGCACTCGACCGGCGGCTGGAGGCCCTGCTGATTCCAGGCAAGGGGGATACCGGGGGAGATATCAAGGGGGATACCGGGGGGGATACTAAGGGGGATACCGGGGGGGATACTAATGAAGCCCTGCGCTGGATCGAAGCCGCCGCGCCGTTGGCAGAGCTGTTCGGCGGTGAAATGCTGGCCGCGGTGCAGCGCGCCGGCGCTCGACTGGAGCTTTTCCACCGCCGCGACTTCGACCGCCGCCACCTGGGGCGCTTCCTGGAGCGCGCCGAGCAAATGCAAGCCTTCGATGATCTGCTGGTCAGCCCGCCTGACGAGTGGGCGCTGCACTACGTCGGCCTGGGCGGCGTGGGCAAAACCATGCTCGTGCGCCATCTGACCCTGCTCTTGACCGACGACGAGCGCTTCAAGGGCCGGGCCGCCTGCGCCCGCGTGGACTTCGATCACCTCAGGCCCGAATACCCCACGGCCGCTCCCGGGCTGCTCCTGGAGCGCCTGTCAGCCGAACTGGCCCTGTACGGGCAGACCCGCGCCAGCAGCCGCGCGTTCGAGCGTTTCCGCGACCGCGTCAAAACCCTGCACGAGGGCATGCTGCCGCCCGTGTTCGGCGCGCCGCTGCCCCTGCCCACGGACGATCCCAAGTTCCTGGATGTGCTGGCCGTGTTCATCGAGGCGCTGCGCACCCTGCCGCAGCCGGTGGTGCTCATCCTCGACACCTGCGAGGAGCTGGCGCGCATCAGCGCGGGCGGCGAAGTTCCCCTCAACGTGCGCGCCACCTTTGCCATCCTGGAGCAGATGCAGGCCCTGGCGCAGCGCGCCGGCGTGCAGGTGCGGGTCATCTTCTGCGGCCGGCGGCCACTGGCCTCGGCCGGCGCGGGCTGGCAGTGGCCCACCGCGCAGCCCCTGCCCCCGCGGCCCTACCTGCGCCTCCATGCCATCCGCGGCTTCACCCACGATGAAGCGCTCACTTTTCTCACCGCCCGCGCCGGTGTGCCCGCGGAGCCGGCTGATCGCATCGCCGCCATCATCGAGCGCAGCCCGGAGTACGGCCGCCTGGAGGGCCTGATCTTCACCGATCCCGGCCGCGCGCCGGCCGATGTGCCGCGCTGCAGCCCCTTCGACCTCGATCTGATCGCGGCCTGGGTGCGTGAGGCGCCCGGCCTGGACGCGCAGACGATTCGCAGCGCGGACGCGGATCAGTACATTGACCTGCGCATCATGGGCCGCCTGCAGCCTCGCGCCCTGCGCGACCTCATGCCGACCGTCGCGCTCCTGGGCCGCTTCGACCTCCCCATGCTGGCCGCAGCAGCCGGCGACCCGGCTGCCTCCCAGGCTGCCGCACCGCCGCCGGGGACCGAACTGGCCGTGCCGCAGCCCACCCCAGGGGACGCAGTCCGCAGCCGCTGGCAAGACCTTTTCGACGCCCTGGCGCGGCAGGAGTGGATGGACCACCAGGACCCGTTCCTGGAAGTGGACCGGCTGCTCCTGCCCAAACTGCGCGCCTACTTCATGCGCCGCGACGAAGAAGCGCTCGACCTGGCCGGCCACCGCGGCGCCGCGTACCTGCGCGCTCTGACCCTCGCCGCGCCGACCGACGCGCTCAGCACCACGCACCTGGACAACGCCCTGCGTCTGCTCCTGTCCGACAACCCGGCCGCTGCGCCGGCCTGGTGGGCGCAGATCGAAGAGCGCTTTGCCAACCCCAGGGATTGGCCCTGGCTGGAAACGGTGTGCGACCGCATCCTGGCCCGCGGCGGCGCGGTCGGCGCGTTCCGGCCCAGCGGCTGGTGGCGCGGACAGCCGCTCTCGGCCGATGCCCAGGCCGAATGGGAGGGGGACCGCCGCCGCCTGGCCGCGGAAGGTCGCCTGGACGGCAGCGACACCCCGCTGCGCGCCGCGGTGCTGGCAACTTACAACGCCGCCCTCCTGCATCTGCGCCGGCCGCGGGACCTGCACGAGCGCTGGCAAGAAGCCCTGGCGATCCTGACCGCAGCCGCCGCGCCGCCAACGGCTGTGGACGAGGACGCGCCGCGGCGCCTCCTCACCCTGCGCGCCGCGGCCGGCTGCCTTGCCACCGCGCCGGCCGATCTGCCCGCCGAACCGCGCGCCGCCTGGCTGGAACGGCTGGCCGGCCTCATCAGGCCCGATCAACCCACCGATCCCCAGGCCATCGCCGCACTCCTGGCCGCCGCCGAAACGGGCCAGGCGCCCCTGGCCGACCTGCTGGCCGCGGCCGGCGCGTTGTCGCAGGCGCTGCCGCTGGAACTGCGCACCTGGGCCGCCCTGCTCACCGCGCGTGAGCTGGCCGGCCGCGATCAGCTGACCGCCGCGCTGGCGACTGCCCGCCAGGCCCTGGAGCTGGCGCGCCTTCCGGTTCCCATGGGGTCCGATTTCACCTGGCTCGATTGGCTGCCGCCCGCCGACCTCAACGCACGGGTCCGGCTGGAATTCAGTCAGTTGGCCCATCCGGCCCTGCTCTCGCCCGCCGACGCGCTGGCCGAGATCGGCGCGCAGCCGCCCAACCCCGGCACGCTGGACGCAGACCGCCTGGGCGCAAAGCTGCTGGAACTGCACGCGGCCAGCGCCGCGGCCAATCCAGACGCCTACGCGGCCCTGGCCCTGCCCGTCGCCGCCAACGCCGCACGCCGCGGCCATTCATGA
- a CDS encoding glycosyltransferase family 4 protein: protein MTSWNILCTITSYPPAIGGAQSHTHELMRRLAQRHRVTVASFWDRNRTDWLLGTTLTAPLQPRSYTLDGVSVQQVTWRRDERWRLLPLLCVYYALKTQAIAVISRRLLPKLAAVAPTCDLVYHARIGRESLAFASLALARQRDVPFLLVPYHHPRWVGWNYRQYLDLYRQADAVMTLTDHEQQTLIELGVQPQRIFVTGNAPVLATPPPPAGAFAGRYAPARSAPGPLILFLAQKYRYKGLEALLAAAPLVWQQHPEAWFAFVGPRTRFSERLFHQVSDPRLVEMGAVSLAEKTAALADCTVLCVPSSQESFGGVFTEAWALHKPVIGGPAPAVREVITPGADGFVVAQDPALIAEYLNLLLAQPGLAARMGQAGFAKVQAHFTWDALAAKTEQAMQAVLHRTA from the coding sequence ATGACGTCCTGGAACATTCTCTGCACCATCACCTCGTACCCTCCCGCCATCGGCGGCGCACAGAGTCACACCCATGAGTTGATGCGCCGCCTGGCCCAACGACACCGGGTCACGGTCGCCTCATTTTGGGATCGCAATCGCACCGATTGGCTGCTGGGCACCACATTGACCGCGCCCCTGCAACCTCGATCCTATACCCTGGACGGCGTCTCGGTTCAGCAGGTGACGTGGCGTCGAGACGAGCGCTGGCGTCTTCTGCCCCTGCTATGCGTCTACTATGCGCTCAAGACGCAGGCTATCGCGGTCATCAGTAGACGCCTGCTGCCCAAGCTGGCGGCTGTGGCGCCCACCTGTGACCTGGTTTACCATGCGCGCATCGGCCGCGAGAGCCTTGCCTTTGCCTCGCTGGCGCTGGCCCGGCAGCGTGATGTGCCCTTCCTCCTGGTTCCCTATCACCACCCGCGCTGGGTGGGCTGGAACTACCGCCAGTACCTTGATCTCTATCGCCAGGCCGATGCCGTGATGACCCTCACCGACCATGAACAGCAAACCCTGATCGAGCTGGGCGTGCAGCCGCAGCGCATCTTTGTCACCGGCAACGCGCCGGTACTGGCTACGCCGCCGCCGCCAGCCGGCGCCTTTGCCGGTCGCTATGCCCCAGCGCGGAGCGCGCCAGGCCCCTTGATCCTCTTCCTGGCGCAGAAGTACCGCTACAAGGGGCTGGAAGCCCTGCTGGCGGCCGCGCCCCTGGTCTGGCAGCAGCACCCGGAGGCCTGGTTCGCCTTCGTGGGGCCGCGTACGCGGTTTTCCGAACGCCTCTTCCATCAGGTCTCCGACCCGCGCCTGGTTGAGATGGGCGCAGTCAGCCTGGCAGAAAAAACGGCCGCGCTGGCCGACTGCACCGTGCTCTGCGTCCCTTCCAGTCAGGAGAGCTTCGGCGGCGTCTTCACCGAAGCCTGGGCCTTGCACAAACCGGTGATTGGCGGCCCGGCGCCCGCGGTGCGTGAGGTCATCACCCCCGGCGCCGACGGCTTCGTCGTGGCGCAGGACCCGGCGCTCATCGCCGAATATCTCAACCTTCTGCTGGCGCAGCCGGGTCTTGCAGCGCGCATGGGCCAGGCCGGTTTCGCCAAAGTACAGGCGCATTTCACCTGGGACGCCCTGGCCGCCAAGACAGAACAGGCCATGCAGGCCGTTTTGCACCGAACGGCTTGA
- a CDS encoding CHAT domain-containing protein: protein MRLEIELTATAAAWRATYDLTGAPGAIVLPPRELPRQAAFPLPPATEAQAAVATEAHAALVQAITPEPWQAIVERVATRQASAADEQTLGRALFAGLLGDAVWQSVRQQAAGAALDLHLALPTAAPELHRLPWELLHNGQEFLCLDTQQPTNLLRTLRLPAGGGVMTPLPVPVRVLFVLGGDFGDAALQEGAGFLALLRHLRTPDNLSINSRVLVKASLTALKDGVQSFQPSVIHLIASATLDGAGQPRISLPDRFNRAAVQQHSALDLVRTLREACPGASLPLLSLHLGAARAEVAPLLATRLVAEGVPLVAVLAGDLSNYAARLFARGAYEALLSGQSLAVACADGRRAFRQMGISPQAWAGPLLVANAASSLTPVFADASLARQLADLDLQYRQSNSIFCDRFQLWDSATAAFLGRGGARIAARPDRRTVLAVEVTEPDQGLVAPRFGKTRFLEELARHALQDNYVPIVFSLPPGADVPKTLLDLALKLVGKIIEVRAWFGLPRLELPRDSEVVKLNLLHRGQQLPVATSTYQTGLIRQLILAALTKDDLDTLIFDHFREVHDALIAQPAADRVQRLIEFCDTRLEFGRLFGQIATINPARFAQFEPLLGAAIKAGPGLHPSIQEQFNLLSAPAYNAPGLVAAALRLDLAALAAASRLAGNSAQRRLLLLLDDLHRFDEPIVRDLLNTLITNRGLALAEDPEPLPVVLTFSKAGVANEATDGVIRSFLGRVYVMHQELKSFTDIEARLAYTQFLFWRSLYPDPDQLPLVVSHQASPADVQTFFERLAATVGGAPSRLFNNDPFLQVIEEAQAAQILEEVQDDLLLGRI, encoded by the coding sequence GTGCGACTTGAGATTGAGCTGACCGCCACGGCCGCGGCCTGGCGGGCGACCTATGACCTGACCGGCGCACCGGGCGCGATCGTCCTGCCGCCGCGCGAGCTGCCGCGGCAGGCGGCCTTTCCCCTGCCGCCTGCGACCGAAGCCCAGGCAGCCGTTGCGACAGAAGCGCACGCCGCGCTCGTCCAGGCCATCACCCCCGAGCCCTGGCAGGCGATCGTCGAACGGGTCGCGACTCGCCAAGCCAGCGCAGCCGACGAACAAACCCTGGGCCGCGCCCTTTTTGCCGGGCTGCTCGGCGATGCCGTGTGGCAAAGCGTCCGCCAACAGGCAGCCGGCGCGGCGCTCGATCTGCACCTGGCCCTGCCGACCGCCGCCCCTGAGCTGCACCGCCTGCCCTGGGAACTACTGCACAACGGCCAGGAGTTCCTCTGCCTGGACACCCAACAACCCACCAACCTGCTGCGCACGCTGCGTTTGCCCGCCGGCGGCGGTGTCATGACGCCCTTGCCGGTGCCGGTGCGCGTCCTGTTCGTTCTGGGCGGAGATTTCGGCGATGCCGCCTTGCAGGAGGGCGCCGGTTTCCTGGCGCTGCTGCGTCACCTGCGCACGCCGGACAACCTGAGCATCAACTCGCGCGTGCTGGTCAAGGCCAGCCTGACCGCGCTCAAGGACGGGGTGCAGAGTTTTCAGCCGAGTGTCATTCACCTGATCGCCTCGGCCACGCTGGACGGCGCGGGCCAGCCTCGGATTTCCCTGCCGGATCGCTTCAACCGGGCCGCGGTTCAGCAGCATAGCGCGCTCGACCTGGTCAGGACGCTGCGCGAAGCCTGCCCTGGCGCCAGCCTGCCGCTGCTCTCGCTGCACCTGGGCGCGGCGCGCGCCGAGGTGGCGCCCCTGCTCGCCACGCGCCTGGTGGCAGAGGGCGTGCCCCTGGTGGCCGTTCTCGCCGGCGATTTGAGCAACTACGCGGCCCGGCTCTTTGCCCGTGGCGCATACGAAGCCCTGTTGAGCGGCCAATCGTTAGCCGTGGCTTGCGCAGACGGCCGCCGCGCCTTTCGGCAGATGGGCATCAGCCCGCAAGCCTGGGCCGGCCCCCTGCTCGTCGCCAACGCCGCCTCGTCGCTGACCCCGGTCTTTGCTGACGCCAGCCTGGCACGGCAGCTCGCCGATCTCGACCTGCAGTACCGCCAGTCCAACAGCATCTTCTGCGACCGCTTCCAGCTTTGGGACAGCGCCACCGCGGCCTTCCTGGGGCGCGGCGGCGCACGCATCGCCGCGCGTCCCGATCGGCGCACCGTCCTGGCCGTCGAAGTCACCGAACCGGACCAGGGCTTGGTCGCGCCCCGCTTCGGCAAGACCCGTTTCCTGGAAGAGCTGGCGCGCCACGCCTTGCAGGACAACTACGTGCCCATCGTCTTCTCCCTGCCGCCGGGCGCGGACGTGCCCAAGACGCTGCTCGACCTGGCGCTCAAACTGGTCGGCAAGATCATCGAAGTGCGCGCCTGGTTTGGCCTGCCCCGCCTGGAATTGCCGCGCGACAGCGAGGTGGTCAAGCTCAACCTGTTGCACCGCGGCCAACAACTGCCGGTCGCCACCTCCACCTACCAGACCGGCTTGATCCGCCAACTGATCCTCGCCGCGCTGACCAAAGATGATCTCGACACCCTGATCTTCGATCATTTTCGTGAGGTGCATGACGCCCTGATCGCGCAGCCAGCCGCGGACCGCGTGCAGCGGCTGATCGAATTCTGCGACACGCGTCTTGAATTTGGCCGGCTTTTCGGCCAGATCGCGACCATCAACCCGGCCCGGTTTGCCCAGTTCGAACCGCTGCTTGGCGCGGCGATCAAGGCCGGGCCGGGTCTGCATCCTTCGATCCAGGAACAGTTCAACCTGCTCAGCGCGCCGGCCTACAACGCGCCGGGCCTGGTGGCCGCGGCCCTGCGCCTGGACCTGGCCGCGCTGGCCGCGGCCAGCCGCCTGGCCGGCAACAGCGCTCAGCGCCGTCTCCTGCTGCTGCTCGATGATCTGCATCGCTTCGACGAACCGATCGTGCGCGATCTGCTCAACACCCTCATCACCAACCGCGGCCTGGCGCTGGCCGAAGACCCGGAACCGCTGCCCGTCGTGCTGACCTTCTCGAAGGCAGGCGTCGCCAACGAGGCCACCGATGGCGTCATCCGTAGTTTCCTGGGCCGCGTCTACGTCATGCACCAGGAACTCAAATCGTTCACCGACATCGAAGCGCGGCTCGCCTACACCCAGTTCCTTTTCTGGCGCAGCCTTTACCCCGACCCTGACCAACTGCCGCTGGTCGTCAGTCACCAGGCCAGCCCGGCCGACGTGCAGACCTTCTTCGAGCGCCTGGCCGCGACCGTCGGCGGCGCGCCCTCGCGGCTGTTCAACAACGACCCATTCCTACAAGTCATCGAAGAAGCGCAGGCCGCACAAATCCTGGAAGAGGTGCAGGATGACCTACTGCTCGGACGAATCTAG
- a CDS encoding WecB/TagA/CpsF family glycosyltransferase: MDSSERLIDEQLIERLNVLSVGISMIDMENALALMEHWIAARQRAYVCVCTVHTVMECQYNPGLRDMVNYADLATPDGMPLVWLGRWAGYRHVRRVYGPDLMQAFCQRSAPAGYRHFFYGGAPGVPEALALRLSQDYPGLRVVGAYSPPFTPPTPEREHEEIARINAAHPDVVWVALGTPKQDRWLSEHRDQLEAPVLVAVGAAFNILSGRLRQAPLWMRRSGLEWCWRLFQEPRRLWRRYLLFNPLFLWNLMLQKTGLKRFDPLPERRKNANRLS; the protein is encoded by the coding sequence ATGGATTCTTCAGAACGGCTCATTGATGAACAGCTCATCGAACGATTGAATGTCCTGAGCGTCGGCATCAGCATGATTGACATGGAGAACGCGCTGGCGTTGATGGAACATTGGATCGCCGCCAGGCAGCGCGCCTACGTCTGCGTCTGTACCGTGCATACGGTGATGGAATGCCAGTACAACCCAGGGCTGCGCGACATGGTCAACTACGCCGACCTGGCGACGCCTGACGGCATGCCCCTGGTCTGGCTGGGGCGCTGGGCAGGGTATCGCCATGTGCGGCGCGTTTACGGGCCTGACCTGATGCAGGCCTTCTGTCAACGCTCCGCGCCGGCCGGCTACCGCCATTTCTTCTACGGCGGCGCGCCCGGGGTGCCTGAAGCCCTGGCTCTGCGCTTGAGCCAGGATTATCCGGGGCTGCGCGTGGTCGGCGCCTATTCGCCGCCGTTCACCCCCCCCACACCTGAGCGGGAGCACGAAGAGATTGCGCGCATCAATGCCGCGCACCCCGATGTGGTCTGGGTGGCCCTGGGAACGCCCAAGCAGGACCGCTGGCTGTCCGAACACCGCGACCAACTCGAGGCGCCTGTGCTGGTAGCCGTCGGCGCCGCCTTCAACATCCTCTCCGGTCGTCTGCGCCAGGCGCCGCTGTGGATGCGACGCAGCGGCCTGGAATGGTGTTGGCGCCTCTTTCAAGAGCCGCGCCGCCTCTGGCGTCGCTATCTTCTCTTCAACCCGCTCTTTCTTTGGAATCTGATGCTGCAAAAGACCGGCCTCAAACGTTTCGACCCGCTGCCTGAGCGCCGCAAAAACGCTAACCGTTTGTCATGA
- a CDS encoding DUF2442 domain-containing protein gives MNTVVLELQDIAIQDVETTDDSLFVDLRDGRTITVPLAWYPRLLHGTAEERRHWRLIGQGAGIHWPELDEDLSIEGLILGRPSSESVQPLQRWLKSREVKRANGNNHLDEQ, from the coding sequence ATGAATACTGTGGTACTTGAGCTTCAGGATATTGCGATTCAAGATGTCGAAACAACGGATGACTCGCTGTTCGTTGACTTGAGGGATGGTCGCACGATTACCGTGCCGCTGGCCTGGTATCCTCGGCTGCTGCACGGTACGGCGGAAGAGCGCAGACATTGGCGGCTGATCGGTCAGGGTGCGGGCATCCATTGGCCGGAACTGGATGAGGATCTGAGCATCGAAGGGTTGATCCTGGGCCGGCCATCATCCGAGAGTGTGCAGCCACTTCAGCGTTGGCTCAAGAGCCGTGAAGTCAAACGCGCCAACGGCAACAATCATCTGGATGAACAATGA
- a CDS encoding O-antigen ligase family protein — protein MSPWRQPLRWPLLLLLLTVAGGWLLSDERAQATAFVGRLALGLLAFQAVYFYLTTAFTDGRLRRTLWALTAALAGLLVLTLIGTRWPAAKFLLPLDAIYQRLPTLLTDTLHPNVAAAGLLLLLPIPCVLFLDDLRRPRSPWARGLSLAVSLLTLFVLLLTQSRAAWLALAGMALAAAFHQVQRAWLRWLLIVLSAAAAGLLLWLARAALAADWLNRQMVWAQGLAMLQDFGLTGIGPGSFGALGPQLYADFWMGDLSFVAPHAHNLFLQVGIDLGIAGLTAYLALLATAAALASSAWRHRPAPLVRLTAGAVLLSLLALVLDGLLDIGVWGSQGGFIAWIVLGLAGSLTAARSWDTPPA, from the coding sequence ATGTCCCCCTGGCGGCAGCCCTTGCGTTGGCCCCTGCTCCTCCTCCTGCTGACGGTCGCCGGCGGTTGGCTGCTCAGCGACGAGCGCGCCCAGGCCACGGCCTTCGTTGGCCGCCTGGCCCTGGGATTGCTTGCCTTTCAAGCCGTGTATTTCTACCTCACCACGGCGTTTACGGACGGGAGACTGCGCCGAACCCTGTGGGCGCTGACCGCGGCGCTGGCCGGCCTGCTCGTCCTGACCCTGATCGGCACGCGCTGGCCCGCGGCGAAATTCCTCCTGCCCCTGGACGCCATCTATCAACGCCTGCCCACCTTGCTGACCGACACGCTGCATCCCAACGTCGCCGCGGCCGGCCTGCTGCTGCTTCTTCCCATCCCCTGCGTGCTGTTCCTGGACGACCTCCGGCGCCCCCGCTCCCCCTGGGCGCGCGGGTTGAGCCTGGCCGTCAGCCTGCTGACTCTGTTCGTGCTTCTGCTGACGCAATCGCGCGCCGCATGGCTGGCGTTGGCCGGCATGGCCCTGGCGGCGGCCTTCCACCAGGTTCAACGCGCCTGGCTGCGCTGGCTGCTGATTGTGCTGAGCGCCGCGGCGGCCGGCCTGCTGCTCTGGCTGGCCCGCGCTGCCCTGGCCGCGGACTGGCTCAACCGCCAGATGGTGTGGGCGCAGGGCCTGGCGATGCTGCAAGACTTCGGTCTGACCGGCATCGGGCCTGGCAGTTTCGGCGCGCTCGGCCCGCAGCTCTACGCCGATTTCTGGATGGGCGATCTCAGCTTCGTCGCGCCTCATGCCCACAACCTCTTCTTGCAAGTCGGCATTGACCTGGGCATTGCCGGGCTGACGGCCTACCTGGCCCTCCTGGCGACGGCCGCCGCGCTCGCCTCGTCCGCCTGGCGTCACCGCCCCGCGCCCCTCGTGCGGCTCACCGCCGGCGCCGTCCTGCTCAGCCTGCTGGCCCTGGTTCTCGATGGCCTGCTCGACATCGGCGTTTGGGGCAGCCAGGGCGGCTTCATCGCCTGGATCGTCCTCGGACTGGCCGGATCGCTGACCGCCGCCCGATCGTGGGACACACCACCGGCGTAA